The Euphorbia lathyris chromosome 8, ddEupLath1.1, whole genome shotgun sequence genome has a window encoding:
- the LOC136202927 gene encoding uncharacterized protein, whose translation MGGTAGTSSSRVEGPKPFDQQKRKASITNPLEKLANNERVDQLHSEIARMLYSAGLPFHLARNPYFVSSYALAANQNIIGYLPPGYNMLRTTLLQKERAAIERKLMPIKSKWVENGLSLVSDGWTDPQRRPIINFMATSYSGSMFLKAVNCEGEYKDKHFIANLIKEQIRAVGESNVVQVITDNAPVCRAAGLLVENEFPHIYWTPCVVHTLNLALKEICAPKDTNVETYSECNWIAEVASDAFGMKNFITNHSLSNVIYNESSNLKMLSIAPTRFASVVVMLRRMLSIKRGLTLVVISDKWDSFKDEDKEKAAFFKSRVVDDVWWDKIRYIVDFTEPIYEMLRIADTDKTCLHLIYDMWDTMIKKIKFVIFRHEHKDVSSEDSTFYNVIHEILVSRWNKSNTPLHCLAHSLNPRYYTDDWLKNGVGRVAPHNDLEISTERNKCFRRYFPNRDDRRNILIEYAKFSSLRDEFGDFDSINDRGEMDPSYWWLSYGVGTPMLRSIAIKLLGQPTSSSCCERNWSTYSFINSMRRNKITPKRAEDLVFVHTNLRLLSRKTPQYEKGETRMWDIGGDAFESPDGAGILEIADLSLDEPELESMVFVDEEDDENEMLED comes from the exons TATTCTGCCGGGCTGCCTTTTCATCTTGCTAGGAACCCATACTTTGTGAGTTCGTATGCATTGGCTGCCAATCAAAATATAATTGGATATTTGCCACCAGGATACAATATGCTGAGGACTACATTATTGCAAAAAGAAAGAGCAGCTATTGAAAGGAAGTTGATGCCAATTAAAAGTAAATGGGTGGAGAATGGTTTGAGCTTGGTTAGTGATGGGTGGACAGATCCTCAAAGAAGACCAATTATCAACTTCATGGCTACATCATATAGTGGATCTATGTTTTTGAAAGCTGTGAATTGCGAAGGTGAGTATAAAGATAAACATTTCATTGCTAATTTGATTAAAGAGCAAATTAGGGCAGTAGGTGAATCAAATGTTGTTCAAGTGATAACAGATAATGCACCGGTATGTAGAGCTGCAGGGTTGTTGGTGGAAAATGAATTTCCACATATTTATTGGACACCTTGTGTAGTCCACACTCTTAATTTGGCATTGAAAGAAATTTGTGCACCAAAGGATACTAATGTTGAAACTTACAGTGAATGCAATTGGATTGCTGAAGTTGCTAGTGATGCATTTGGAATGAAGAATTTCATTACTAATCATAGCTTGAGTAATGTCATTTACAATGAATCTTCCAATTTAAAGATGTTGTCAATTGCACCTACACGTTTTGCTTCTGTAGTTGTGATGCTTAGAAGAATGTTGTCTATCAAACGAGGGCTTACACTTGTAGTTATTAGTGATAAATGGGATAGTTTTAAGGATGAAGACAAGGAGAAAGCTGCTTTTTTCAAGTCAAGAGTAGTTGATGATGTTTGGTGGGACAAAATTAGATACATTGTTGATTTCACTGAGCCTATTTATGAAATGTTAAGGATTGCAGACACAGACAAAACATGTCTTCACTTGATCTATGATATGTGGGACACAATGATTAAAAAGATAAAGTTTGTTATCTTTAGACATGAGCATAAAGACGTTTCTTCTGAGGATTCTACATTTTACAATGTGATTCACGAAATTTTAGTGTCTCGTTGGAACAAAAGCAACACCCCACTTCATTGTTTGGCACACTCCTTGAATCCTAG GTACTATACCGATGATTGGCTTAAAAACGGTGTTGGACGTGTAGCTCCCCATAATGATCTGGAGATTTCTACTGAAAGAAACAAGTGTTTTAGGCGTTATTTTCCAAATAGGGATGATCGTAGAAACATTTTAATTGAATATGCTAAGTTTTCATCTTTGCGTGACGAGTTTGGTGATTTTGATTCCATTAATGATAGGGGTGAAATGGATCCATCTTATTGGTGGCTCTCCTATGGAGTCGGTACTCCTATGCTTAGATCTATAGCAATCAAGCTTCTTGGTCAACCGACATCCTCTTCTTGTTGTGAAAGAAATTGGAGCACCTACTCTTTTATCAATTCAATGAGAAGAAACAAAATCACTCCTAAACGTGCGGAGGATCTAGTGTTTGTCCATACTAACTTGCGTCTTCTTTCTAGGAAGACACCACAATATGAGAAAGGAGAGACAAGAATGTGGGATATTGGTGGAGATGCCTTTGAGTCACCGGATGGTGCGGGAATCCTTGAGATTGCCGATCTATCTCTTGATGAACCGGAATTGGAGTCGATGGTGTTTgtagatgaagaagatgatgaaaatgaaatgCTTGAAGATTAA